The following are encoded together in the Poseidonibacter lekithochrous genome:
- a CDS encoding MotA/TolQ/ExbB proton channel family protein, with protein sequence MIKYILTLCLASTLAFSLNLEGLLQSVKNDANKELQVEKQRLQEFIDNKNEQATLLSKSKKILSQEEAESEKLKKIIDANELLLEEKETELSTKAASLGQMFGSVRQSSSDFLTNFQNSLTASQDPLKEEIFTKFANSKKLPNLEELTLFWHSMLDEIIKSGNISQYETNVILNTGVKVNEEVTRVGLFAAVSNGKYLTYSNDMKSLVELAVQPNSNVLSDARAFEKSNTIENITVDPTRGTLFEMIENNPTILDRVNQGGIVGYVILALGGLGLLVALYKMIVLNISSIKIKSQIKNIDKPKTNNSLGKIADIFYKNVNDSINDLEIKIGEAILRETNNIKKGQSFVKLLAAVTPLLGLLGTVTGMIATFQAITLFGTGDPKLMAGGISTALITTVLGLITAIPLLFAYTYISSKSEELVSILEEQSIGLLAKTLK encoded by the coding sequence ATGATTAAATATATATTAACTCTATGTCTTGCTTCAACTTTAGCATTTTCTTTAAATCTTGAGGGTTTACTTCAAAGTGTAAAAAATGATGCAAATAAAGAATTACAAGTTGAAAAACAAAGACTACAAGAGTTCATTGATAATAAAAATGAACAAGCAACACTATTAAGTAAAAGTAAAAAGATTCTAAGCCAAGAAGAAGCAGAAAGTGAAAAACTTAAAAAAATTATTGATGCTAATGAACTTTTACTTGAAGAGAAAGAGACTGAACTAAGTACTAAAGCTGCAAGTTTAGGACAAATGTTTGGAAGTGTAAGACAATCATCATCTGATTTTTTAACAAACTTTCAAAACTCTCTTACAGCATCACAAGATCCTTTAAAAGAAGAGATTTTTACAAAGTTCGCAAACTCTAAGAAACTTCCAAACTTAGAAGAACTTACATTATTTTGGCACTCAATGCTTGATGAAATTATCAAATCTGGAAATATTTCACAATATGAAACAAATGTGATTTTAAATACAGGTGTTAAAGTTAATGAAGAAGTTACAAGAGTTGGATTATTTGCAGCAGTTTCAAATGGAAAATATTTAACTTACTCAAATGATATGAAATCATTAGTTGAATTAGCAGTACAACCAAACTCAAATGTATTATCAGATGCAAGAGCTTTTGAAAAATCAAATACAATTGAAAATATTACAGTTGATCCTACAAGAGGAACTCTATTTGAAATGATTGAAAACAACCCAACTATTCTTGATAGAGTAAATCAAGGTGGTATTGTTGGATATGTTATTTTAGCTTTAGGTGGACTTGGATTATTAGTGGCACTTTATAAAATGATTGTATTAAATATTTCATCTATCAAAATCAAATCTCAAATTAAAAATATAGATAAACCAAAAACAAATAACTCATTAGGAAAAATTGCAGATATTTTCTATAAGAATGTAAATGATTCTATTAATGACTTAGAAATTAAAATTGGTGAAGCAATATTAAGAGAAACAAACAATATTAAAAAAGGTCAAAGTTTTGTAAAACTTCTAGCAGCTGTTACTCCACTTCTTGGATTATTAGGAACTGTTACAGGAATGATTGCAACTTTCCAAGCAATTACTTTATTTGGTACTGGGGATCCAAAATTAATGGCAGGTGGTATTTCAACTGCTCTTATTACAACAGTATTAGGTCTTATTACAGCAATACCACTTCTATTTGCATATACATATATCTCATCTAAATCAGAAGAGTTAGTATCTATTTTAGAAGAACAAAGTATTGGATTATTAGCAAAAACGTTGAAATAA
- a CDS encoding DUF3450 domain-containing protein codes for MRKMYKTLFVLASLQLVLFANQIDKSVTVIEKTNNQLKSYQRKIDKNEDIREGLLNEYKYTNSSIKSTKTYNEQLRKIISSQETEIASLDQQIIDIEQTQKNIFPLMINMIKSLETLVNQDTPFLLTERLDRVKRLESTLNKADIQTHEKYRIILEAFKIEYDYAKTIEAYQDKINDKTYNFLRLGRVALYYQSLDLKEYGYYNKETQSWDIIEDSVSKSNIRKAIKIAKKQQNVDFLNLPFLAKKESK; via the coding sequence ATGAGAAAAATGTATAAAACATTGTTTGTTTTAGCAAGTTTACAATTGGTTTTATTTGCAAATCAGATTGATAAATCTGTAACTGTAATAGAAAAAACTAATAATCAATTAAAATCTTATCAAAGAAAAATAGATAAAAATGAGGATATTAGAGAAGGTCTTCTAAATGAATATAAATACACTAATAGTTCAATTAAAAGTACTAAAACTTATAACGAACAATTAAGAAAAATCATTAGTTCACAAGAAACTGAAATTGCAAGTTTAGATCAACAAATTATTGATATTGAGCAAACTCAAAAAAATATCTTTCCCTTGATGATTAATATGATTAAATCTTTAGAGACATTAGTAAATCAAGATACACCATTTTTATTAACTGAAAGATTAGACAGAGTAAAAAGATTAGAATCTACATTAAATAAAGCTGATATTCAAACACATGAAAAATACAGAATTATTCTTGAAGCCTTTAAAATTGAATATGATTATGCAAAAACTATTGAAGCATACCAAGATAAAATCAATGACAAAACATATAATTTCTTAAGACTTGGAAGAGTTGCATTATATTATCAAAGCTTAGATTTAAAAGAGTACGGATACTACAATAAAGAGACTCAATCATGGGATATTATTGAAGATAGTGTATCTAAATCAAATATTAGAAAAGCAATAAAAATAGCTAAAAAACAACAAAATGTTGACTTCTTAAACCTTCCATTCTTAGCTAAAAAGGAATCTAAATGA
- a CDS encoding PepSY-associated TM helix domain-containing protein: MKKRLFNIHKLIGVNIILFFFLSLFFGILTIFQPYINFWEDSKQHISKIKIEDINLDKCFKQITKRTYIDENGKKMSKDLIKLNFPAKEVKANNLIRVKNRPNFYLDPHTCKKVKPKNFTISKLFDQIHTGRIFNSLVFRIIFGFMSVAVVFLTLSGLYLVIKNHYKNAKTKTVKGLYAKYHRLILLYTLPLVFMFGITGALFNLGVYSSPLITNYLTNGETSNILKVDRNILFDPDLEVRESNREVKSLSLNTLYTKAKEQFDDISFYEMQVYNYNDANAKVKFIGYEPNNYFISSVGNETYVVLDGINAKVLDKKVADQGTFAEKTLDSIFYLHYLRTFSDIPRIIFGLISLTIFIGLVFAMVLWLERSKKDSFSYKVIKPLSFTIMLGSLLSASTLFATTWLIPKKYMYFNFLDKLQNTQEILFYAVYFLLFIYILMKKDLFIITKNSFKLSALLLIVAVISHGIMSGYTLFNSYYSGLTEIFFTDLVLIFVALLFLLFSSKLNEKYFIKHS, encoded by the coding sequence ATGAAAAAAAGACTATTCAATATACATAAATTAATAGGTGTTAATATCATCCTATTTTTCTTCCTTTCTCTATTCTTTGGGATTCTTACAATATTCCAACCTTATATTAATTTTTGGGAAGACTCAAAACAACATATATCAAAAATAAAAATTGAAGATATTAATCTAGATAAATGTTTTAAACAAATCACTAAAAGAACATATATAGATGAGAATGGAAAGAAAATGAGTAAGGATCTAATCAAACTTAATTTTCCAGCTAAAGAGGTAAAAGCTAATAACTTAATTAGAGTGAAAAATAGACCTAATTTTTATTTAGATCCACATACTTGTAAAAAAGTAAAACCTAAAAACTTCACTATTTCTAAATTATTTGATCAAATTCATACTGGTAGAATTTTTAATTCTTTAGTTTTTAGAATTATTTTTGGTTTCATGTCTGTGGCTGTTGTATTCTTAACATTAAGTGGTTTATATTTAGTTATTAAAAACCATTATAAAAATGCTAAAACTAAAACAGTAAAAGGCTTGTATGCTAAATATCATAGGCTTATTCTTTTATATACACTTCCTTTAGTATTTATGTTTGGTATTACAGGAGCATTGTTTAATCTAGGAGTATATAGTTCACCACTTATTACTAATTATTTAACAAATGGAGAAACATCAAATATATTAAAAGTAGATAGAAATATCTTATTTGATCCTGATTTAGAAGTAAGAGAATCTAATAGAGAAGTAAAATCCTTAAGCTTAAATACTTTATATACAAAAGCAAAAGAACAGTTTGATGATATTTCATTCTATGAAATGCAAGTATATAACTACAATGATGCAAATGCCAAAGTGAAATTTATTGGATATGAGCCTAATAACTATTTTATTAGCTCAGTTGGAAATGAAACCTATGTTGTTTTAGATGGAATTAATGCAAAAGTTCTAGATAAAAAAGTAGCAGATCAAGGAACATTTGCTGAAAAGACTTTGGATTCTATTTTCTACTTACACTATTTAAGAACATTTTCTGATATTCCTAGAATTATATTTGGGCTAATTAGTCTTACAATATTTATTGGATTAGTCTTTGCTATGGTTTTATGGCTAGAGAGAAGTAAAAAAGATAGTTTTTCATATAAAGTAATCAAACCTTTAAGTTTTACTATTATGTTAGGTTCACTTTTAAGTGCATCAACACTGTTTGCAACAACTTGGCTAATACCTAAAAAATATATGTATTTTAACTTTTTAGATAAATTACAAAATACTCAAGAGATACTATTTTATGCAGTTTATTTTTTACTTTTTATTTATATTTTAATGAAAAAAGATTTATTTATAATTACAAAAAATAGTTTTAAACTAAGTGCCCTACTTTTAATAGTTGCAGTTATATCACATGGAATAATGAGTGGTTATACCTTGTTTAACTCTTATTATAGTGGCTTAACAGAAATATTTTTTACAGATTTAGTATTAATATTTGTTGCCTTATTATTTTTATTATTCTCAAGTAAACTCAACGAGAAATACTTTATAAAACACTCATAA
- a CDS encoding TonB-dependent receptor, with translation MKLSKIVCASLLGLLSINNAFANEKHELGEVTITGEKIEKSLQDTTTSVQVFDETSFINHSKLNDLYDIVEQSTNVNRSGKYAFSIRGINATGTYGSYGGPKTINITVDGVSQGTNASKQGAISTWDMQQVEVLKGPQSTIQGRNSLAGAVVFKTKDPEFDANGAVQVGYGSYNKKQLSAMQTGAITEDLAFRLSVDRTQSDGFIKNDSFRGDKFNKNEITNLRGKLLYNISDETSALLTLSKLTYDDWGSHVVAGNPNERKSAFNTDGYYNTDAQSHSLELNHNINDKWSFTSLSGFSDEKFDRFNDFDYLAGQSVLKIDRENDSINQELRFTYKGDRSESIIGVYHSSGSGIDNQDAKEVDASFLFTGLKLAYQQQLKEDYKNTALFFNTDYHVTDNLTLIFGARLDKDQRDNKNNISTQRTSTHGGANSVIDGRLATLGNGNIQANTDTTNFLPKLGLNYKWSNDISTGLVYSKGYRPGGISTNPVKAEANTFDAEYTNNYEASFRSQWLNKRLTFNANVFYTIFKDQQVSEQGTSGSSFDVHIVNAGKSTMKGLELESKYQASDNVDLFGSLGIIKSEFDEYKDKSGNELTKTPNLTANVGTTYRNDSGYFLGSNITYTGSQFGDSANERKIKGYTLVNMKAGYERDDWGLYAYVNNLFDKDYMLNNYGSDRYEMGDPRVVGLNFKYYW, from the coding sequence ATGAAATTAAGTAAAATTGTATGTGCAAGTCTTCTTGGTTTATTAAGTATAAATAATGCTTTTGCCAATGAGAAACATGAATTAGGTGAAGTTACAATTACTGGTGAAAAAATTGAAAAATCGCTACAAGACACAACTACAAGTGTACAAGTATTCGATGAAACTTCATTTATAAATCATAGTAAATTAAATGATTTATATGACATTGTAGAACAATCTACAAATGTAAATAGATCAGGAAAATATGCTTTTAGTATTAGAGGTATTAATGCAACGGGAACCTATGGTTCATATGGAGGACCTAAGACTATTAATATTACTGTTGATGGGGTATCTCAAGGAACAAATGCTTCAAAACAAGGTGCAATCTCAACTTGGGATATGCAACAAGTTGAAGTATTAAAAGGACCACAATCAACTATTCAAGGAAGAAACTCTTTAGCTGGTGCTGTTGTATTTAAAACAAAAGACCCAGAGTTTGATGCAAATGGAGCAGTTCAAGTAGGATATGGCTCTTACAATAAAAAACAATTATCTGCTATGCAAACAGGAGCTATTACTGAAGATTTAGCATTTAGATTATCTGTTGATAGAACCCAATCTGATGGTTTTATTAAAAATGATTCTTTTAGAGGTGATAAATTTAATAAAAATGAAATTACTAATTTAAGAGGAAAACTTTTATATAACATTAGTGATGAAACAAGTGCTTTATTAACACTTAGTAAATTAACGTATGATGATTGGGGAAGCCATGTAGTTGCAGGTAATCCAAATGAGAGAAAAAGTGCTTTTAATACAGATGGGTATTACAATACAGATGCCCAGTCACACTCTCTTGAGCTTAATCATAATATAAATGATAAGTGGTCATTTACATCTCTTAGTGGTTTTTCAGATGAGAAATTTGATAGATTTAATGACTTTGATTATTTAGCAGGACAATCCGTTCTTAAGATTGATAGAGAAAATGACAGTATAAATCAAGAGTTAAGATTTACATATAAAGGTGACAGGTCTGAATCTATTATTGGGGTATATCACTCAAGTGGTAGTGGAATAGATAACCAAGATGCAAAAGAAGTTGATGCTTCTTTCTTATTTACAGGACTTAAGTTAGCTTATCAACAACAATTAAAAGAAGATTATAAAAACACTGCACTATTTTTTAATACAGATTATCATGTTACAGATAATTTAACATTAATTTTTGGAGCAAGACTAGATAAAGATCAAAGAGATAATAAAAACAATATTAGTACTCAAAGAACATCAACACATGGTGGAGCAAATAGTGTAATTGATGGAAGACTTGCAACTTTAGGAAATGGAAATATCCAAGCTAATACTGATACTACAAATTTCTTACCAAAATTAGGTCTTAATTATAAATGGTCTAATGATATTAGTACGGGACTTGTTTACTCAAAAGGTTATAGACCAGGTGGAATTTCTACAAACCCAGTAAAAGCAGAAGCTAATACTTTTGATGCAGAATATACAAATAACTATGAAGCATCATTTAGATCACAATGGTTAAATAAAAGATTAACTTTTAATGCAAATGTTTTCTACACAATATTTAAAGATCAACAAGTATCAGAACAAGGTACTTCAGGAAGTTCTTTTGATGTTCATATTGTAAATGCTGGAAAAAGTACTATGAAAGGTCTTGAACTAGAATCAAAATACCAAGCTAGTGATAATGTAGATTTATTTGGTTCACTTGGAATTATCAAATCAGAATTTGATGAATACAAAGATAAAAGTGGAAATGAACTTACTAAAACTCCTAACCTTACAGCAAATGTAGGAACTACATATAGAAATGACAGTGGATATTTCCTAGGAAGTAATATAACTTATACAGGTTCACAATTTGGAGATAGTGCCAATGAAAGAAAAATCAAAGGATACACTCTTGTAAATATGAAAGCTGGTTATGAAAGAGATGATTGGGGTTTATATGCATATGTAAACAATTTATTTGACAAAGATTATATGTTAAATAACTATGGTTCAGATAGATACGAAATGGGAGATCCTAGAGTAGTTGGTCTGAATTTCAAATACTACTGGTAA
- the serS gene encoding serine--tRNA ligase encodes MIDVRELQKDFKNMANALKRKGVDQETLDNLNAISENAKAKRQEMENVTAEQKILSKEFGRYKKEGLDIAPLQANINDLKSNKQTLEDEVRVLEEELTSIALGVPNMADANVPDGADEDENVVLETIGEKTTFDFEAKEHWDLDNGWIDFEKGVKLAKSRFAALRGDGARMERALINYMLNFNRERGFEEWYVPFMANSNALQGTGQLPKFEDDLFKIEGEDLYLIPTAEVSLTNLMNDEILKDEELPMLLTSYTPCFRKEAGSAGRDTRGLIRQHQFDKVEMVAITKPEQSDEVFEKMVNCASDLLTSLGLPHQKVQLCTGDLGFSAATTIDLEVWLPGQNKYREISSISNTREFQSRRAKIRYKDGKKNVLTHTLNGSSLAVGRTLLAIMENYQNEDGTVRIPEVLKKYM; translated from the coding sequence ATGATTGATGTAAGAGAACTACAAAAAGATTTTAAAAATATGGCAAATGCCCTTAAACGAAAAGGTGTTGACCAAGAAACTCTTGATAATTTAAATGCAATTTCTGAAAATGCAAAAGCAAAAAGACAAGAGATGGAAAATGTTACTGCTGAGCAAAAGATATTATCAAAAGAGTTTGGACGATATAAAAAAGAGGGACTTGATATTGCACCACTTCAAGCAAATATTAATGATCTTAAATCTAACAAACAAACTTTAGAAGATGAAGTTAGAGTTTTAGAAGAAGAACTTACTTCAATTGCTCTTGGTGTTCCAAATATGGCTGATGCTAATGTTCCTGATGGTGCTGATGAAGATGAAAATGTTGTTTTAGAAACTATTGGTGAAAAAACTACTTTTGATTTTGAAGCAAAAGAACACTGGGACTTAGATAATGGTTGGATTGACTTTGAAAAAGGTGTTAAATTAGCTAAATCTAGATTTGCAGCACTAAGAGGTGATGGAGCTAGAATGGAGAGAGCATTAATTAATTATATGCTTAACTTCAATAGAGAAAGAGGTTTTGAAGAGTGGTATGTTCCATTTATGGCAAACTCAAATGCACTTCAAGGAACTGGTCAATTACCAAAATTTGAAGATGATTTATTCAAAATTGAAGGTGAAGATTTATACCTTATTCCAACTGCAGAAGTATCACTTACAAATCTTATGAATGATGAGATTTTAAAAGATGAAGAACTTCCAATGTTACTTACTTCTTATACTCCTTGTTTCAGAAAAGAAGCAGGTTCTGCTGGTAGAGATACTAGAGGATTAATTAGACAACATCAATTTGATAAAGTTGAAATGGTTGCTATTACTAAACCAGAACAATCTGATGAAGTATTTGAAAAGATGGTAAATTGTGCAAGTGATTTATTAACTTCTTTAGGTTTACCACATCAAAAAGTTCAATTATGTACAGGTGATTTAGGTTTCTCTGCTGCAACAACAATTGACTTAGAAGTTTGGTTACCAGGTCAAAATAAATATAGAGAAATTTCTTCAATTTCTAATACAAGAGAATTCCAATCTAGACGTGCTAAAATCAGATATAAAGATGGAAAGAAAAATGTATTAACTCATACATTAAATGGTTCATCATTAGCTGTTGGTAGAACGCTATTAGCTATTATGGAAAACTATCAAAATGAAGATGGAACTGTAAGAATTCCAGAAGTACTTAAAAAATATATGTAA
- a CDS encoding L-dopachrome tautomerase-related protein — protein MIKINKYMIGLFITLSTTLFANKVEIAQTVALLDERPGNIAISKEGRIFLTVQPLLHPNTKALEISAIGTNIAYPNTKYSKGKESIIKAAIGIKIDKNDNLWILDLGDKKFVVWDTKKNKLKKIIKLPEAVLTPASFLQDFAFDEKRNRIIIADMTQGDLKSAPTPAFITVNTITGKAKRIAQGHSSMMPDFEGGFALNPIAIDPTFKWVYYGALHGKKIYRIPASSFDNEKNVIKNIKEYGTKTYSDGIAADSKGNVYITDIQNDAIGLTTSKEYKILAKLPKGQSWADGLTIAANGYIYATVNQLNRAAALNNGKEEGVGPYLVVKIKAIN, from the coding sequence ATGATAAAAATCAATAAATACATGATAGGTTTATTTATAACCCTATCAACTACTCTATTTGCAAATAAAGTAGAAATAGCGCAAACTGTTGCACTATTAGATGAAAGACCAGGAAATATTGCTATTTCAAAAGAAGGAAGAATATTTTTAACTGTTCAACCACTTTTACACCCTAATACAAAAGCCTTAGAAATAAGTGCAATAGGAACAAATATAGCATATCCTAATACTAAATACTCAAAAGGCAAAGAATCTATTATAAAAGCTGCAATTGGGATTAAAATTGATAAGAATGATAATCTTTGGATTTTAGATTTAGGCGATAAAAAATTTGTTGTATGGGATACGAAAAAAAATAAACTCAAAAAAATCATCAAACTACCAGAAGCAGTATTAACACCTGCTAGTTTCTTACAAGATTTTGCATTCGATGAAAAAAGAAATAGAATCATAATTGCAGATATGACACAAGGTGATTTGAAAAGTGCACCTACTCCTGCATTTATTACAGTTAATACAATAACGGGAAAAGCAAAAAGAATAGCCCAAGGACATAGTTCTATGATGCCTGATTTTGAAGGTGGTTTTGCTTTAAACCCAATTGCCATTGATCCTACTTTTAAATGGGTTTATTATGGTGCACTTCATGGTAAAAAAATATATCGAATTCCAGCAAGTAGTTTTGATAATGAGAAAAATGTAATTAAAAATATAAAAGAATATGGAACAAAAACATATAGTGATGGAATAGCAGCAGATTCAAAAGGTAATGTATATATAACTGATATTCAAAATGATGCTATAGGATTAACTACTTCAAAAGAATATAAGATATTAGCAAAACTTCCTAAGGGTCAATCATGGGCAGATGGATTAACAATTGCAGCAAATGGTTATATTTATGCAACAGTAAATCAATTAAATAGAGCAGCAGCCTTAAACAATGGAAAAGAAGAAGGTGTTGGACCTTATTTAGTAGTAAAAATTAAAGCCATAAATTAA
- a CDS encoding zinc-binding alcohol dehydrogenase family protein: MKAIGFKTSYKIDNNDSLIEFEINKPQAQEYDIVVKINAVSMNPVDTKVRAKAAVNIVLDEAKILGYDAVGIIESIGEKVQNLKVGDRVYYAGDITRNGSNSEYQVVDSRIVAIAPSTLTDVQAAVFPLTSLTAWEALFDRLNVNTTENKTILIIGGAGGVGSIATQIAKAKTNLKIISTASREETRSWVKSMGAHYVANHRDLVNSVKELGFQSVDYIFNVADTKGHWDAMGELITPQGKICSIVEFEGALDFSVLKSKSATFVWEFMFTRSMFKTDDIQEQHNILKSMSELIDEGKIKTTLTHTIEGFNAQNIKEAHSLVESGKTIGKVAIDFKEQGK, from the coding sequence ATGAAAGCGATAGGATTTAAAACATCATACAAAATAGATAATAATGATAGTTTGATTGAATTTGAGATAAACAAACCTCAAGCACAAGAATACGATATTGTAGTAAAAATAAATGCTGTATCAATGAATCCAGTTGATACAAAAGTTAGAGCAAAAGCTGCTGTTAATATAGTATTAGATGAAGCAAAAATCCTTGGATATGATGCTGTTGGGATTATAGAAAGTATTGGGGAAAAAGTACAAAATCTAAAAGTTGGAGATAGAGTATATTATGCAGGAGATATTACAAGAAATGGTTCAAATAGTGAATATCAAGTAGTTGATTCAAGAATTGTTGCCATTGCACCTTCAACACTAACTGACGTTCAAGCAGCAGTATTTCCTCTAACTTCTCTAACAGCATGGGAAGCACTTTTTGATAGATTAAATGTAAATACAACAGAAAATAAAACAATACTTATAATAGGTGGTGCAGGAGGTGTTGGTTCAATTGCTACGCAGATTGCAAAAGCTAAAACAAATCTAAAAATTATTTCAACAGCCTCTAGAGAAGAGACTAGATCTTGGGTTAAATCAATGGGTGCACATTATGTAGCAAACCATAGAGATTTGGTTAATTCTGTTAAAGAATTAGGTTTTCAAAGTGTTGATTATATTTTTAATGTAGCAGATACAAAAGGTCATTGGGATGCCATGGGTGAGCTAATTACTCCACAGGGAAAAATTTGTTCAATTGTAGAGTTTGAGGGAGCATTAGATTTTTCTGTACTTAAATCAAAATCAGCAACTTTTGTTTGGGAATTTATGTTCACTCGTTCTATGTTTAAAACAGATGATATTCAAGAACAACACAATATTTTAAAATCAATGAGTGAACTAATAGATGAAGGAAAAATCAAAACTACATTAACACATACTATTGAAGGTTTTAATGCTCAAAATATAAAAGAAGCACATAGCTTAGTTGAAAGTGGCAAAACTATAGGAAAAGTTGCAATTGACTTTAAAGAACAAGGAAAATAA
- a CDS encoding AraC family transcriptional regulator — protein sequence MKKSITSKSHFEQINLALAYVHNNFGANITADDLANESGYSIFHFHRIFKEITGESVNDYIRNTRLEKASNLLLYNQHKTIEMIAKDSGFSTGTGFSAAFKKKFSMTPKDWRKGGYEVKDSTSSSNGISMIEVDENLNIENPRIVSNQSIPMIYMRTYGYEDDMSFVWNHMHDWCEEMGVLDEPHKYVGLFHNHPSFIPYNKARYLACIKTDKDVFRSGKVGRCKVSEGKFAKFEFTCTHSTLYKLMHLTYMKWLPSSDYEVRNFPAYVEYKNPRNLLNNGILEIDFYMPIQLIM from the coding sequence ATGAAGAAATCAATAACAAGTAAATCACATTTTGAACAAATAAATCTTGCTTTAGCCTATGTACATAATAATTTTGGTGCAAATATTACAGCTGATGATTTAGCAAATGAGAGTGGATATTCTATATTTCATTTTCATAGAATATTTAAAGAGATAACAGGTGAAAGTGTAAATGATTATATTAGAAATACTAGATTAGAAAAAGCATCAAACTTATTGCTTTATAATCAACATAAAACAATTGAAATGATTGCAAAAGATTCTGGTTTTTCTACTGGCACTGGATTTAGTGCAGCTTTTAAGAAAAAGTTCTCGATGACTCCTAAAGATTGGAGAAAGGGAGGTTATGAAGTAAAAGATTCAACGTCTTCTTCAAATGGTATATCTATGATAGAAGTTGATGAAAATTTAAATATTGAAAATCCTAGAATAGTTTCTAATCAAAGTATTCCAATGATATATATGAGAACTTATGGTTATGAAGATGATATGAGTTTTGTTTGGAATCATATGCATGATTGGTGTGAAGAAATGGGCGTTTTAGATGAACCACATAAATATGTAGGTTTATTTCATAATCATCCATCTTTTATTCCTTATAATAAAGCTAGATATTTAGCTTGTATTAAAACAGATAAAGATGTATTTCGTAGTGGTAAAGTAGGGCGTTGTAAAGTTAGTGAAGGAAAATTTGCTAAGTTTGAGTTTACTTGTACTCATTCTACCTTATATAAATTAATGCATTTAACTTACATGAAATGGTTACCTTCTTCTGATTATGAAGTGAGAAACTTCCCTGCTTATGTAGAATATAAGAATCCTCGTAATCTTCTTAATAATGGAATTTTAGAAATAGATTTTTATATGCCAATACAATTAATTATGTAA